One Cervus canadensis isolate Bull #8, Minnesota chromosome 13, ASM1932006v1, whole genome shotgun sequence DNA segment encodes these proteins:
- the CDK18 gene encoding cyclin-dependent kinase 18, with translation MNKMKNFKRRFSLSVPRTETIEESLAEFTEQFNQLHNRRNEDLQLGPLGGDTQPESSTFSPTDSGEDRGQPSPGVQYRRQNQRRFSMEDISKRLSLPMDIRLPQEFLQKLQLESPDLPKPLTRMSRRASLSDIGFGKLETYVKLDKLGEGTYATVFKGRSKLTENLVALKEIRLEHEEGAPCTAIREVSLLRNLKHANIVTLHDLVHTERSLTLVFEYLDRDLKQYLDHCGNLMSMHNVKIFMFQLLRGLAYCHRRKILHRDLKPQNLLINERGELKLADFGLARAKSVPTKTYSNEVVTLWYRPPDVLLGSTEYSTPLDMWGVGCIHYEMATGRPLFPGSTVKEELHLIFRLLGTPTEETWPGVMALSEFRAYNFPRYLPQPLLSHAPRLDPDGINLLSGLLLYESKSRVSAEAALRHPYFRSLGERVHQLEDTASLFSLKEIQLQKDPGYRGLAFQQPGRGKNRRQSIF, from the exons ATGAACAAGATGAAGAACTTTAAGCGCCGCTTCTCCCTATCCGTGCCCCGCACGGAGACCATCGAGGAGTCCTTGGCAGAGTTCACAGAGCAGTTCAACCAGCTCCACAACCGGCGTAATGAGG ACCTGCAGCTTGGTCCTCTTGGTGGAGACACCCAGCCAGAGTCCAGCACCTTCTCCCCCACAGACAGTGGGGAGGACCGCGGGCAGCCGTCCCCAGGCGTGCAGTACCGGCGGCAGAACCAACGCCGCTTCTCCATGGAG GACATCAGTAAGAGGCTCTCTCTGCCCATGGACATCCGCCTGCCCCAGGAATTCCTACAGAAGCTGCAGCTGGAGAGCCCAGACCTGCCCAAACCGCTCACCCGAATGTCCCGCCGCGCCTCCCTG tCAGATATCGGCTTTGGGAAACTGGAAACATACGTGAAACTAGACAAACTGGGAGAG GGAACCTATGCCACGGTCTTCAAGGGGCGCAGCAAACTGACAGAGAACCTCGTGGCCCTGAAGGAGATCCGGCTGGAGCATGAGGAGGGGGCGCCCTGCACCGCCATCCGCGAGG TGTCTCTCCTGCGGAACCTGAAGCACGCCAACATCGTGACGCTCCACGACCTGGTGCACACGGAGCGCTCGCTCACCCTGGTGTTTGAGTACCTG GACCGAGACCTGAAGCAGTATCTGGACCACTGTGGGAACCTCATGAGCATGCACAACGTCAAG atTTTCATGTTCCAGCTGCTCCGGGGCCTCGCCTACTGCCACCGCCGCAAGATCCTGCACCGGGACCTGAAGCCCCAGAACCTGCTCATCAACGAGAGAGGGGAGCTGAAGCTGGCTGATTTTG GACTGGCCCGGGCCAAGTCAGTGCCCACGAAGACCTACTCCAATGAGGTGGTGACCCTGTGGTACAGGCCCCCCGACGTGCTGCTGGGGTCCACGGAGTACTCCACCCCCCTCGACATGTG GGGTGTGGGCTGCATCCACTATGAGATGGCCACAGGGAGGCCGCTCTTCCCCGGCTCCACGGTCAAGGAGGAGCTACACCTCATCTTCCGACTCCTCG GGACCCCCACGGAAGAGACGTGGCCCGGGGTCATGGCCCTGTCCGAGTTCCGAGCCTACAACTTCCCCCGGTACCTCCCACAGCCGCTCCTCAGCCATGCTCCCAG GTTGGACCCTGACGGCATCAACCTCCTGAGCGGCCTCCTCCTG TATGAATCCAAGAGCCGCGTGTCGGCAGAGGCGGCACTGAGGCACCCCTACTTCCGGTCTCTGGGGGAGCGTGTGCACCAGCTTGAAGACA ccgcctccctcttctccctgaAGGAGATCCAGCTCCAGAAGGACCCCGGCTACCGGGGCCTGGCCTTCCAGCAGCCAG GGCGAGGGAAAAACCGTCGGCAGAGCATCTTCTGA